The following proteins come from a genomic window of Candidatus Bathyarchaeia archaeon:
- a CDS encoding 30S ribosomal protein S9 produces MPALPAKKVLVVSGKRKTAIARAVVKPGMGRIRINNIPLEIYEPEVARLKILEVLMEAGEDVWKDLDINVDVAGGGFMGQAEAARMAIARALVKWTKSASLKSAFLKFDRTLIAGDPRRKEPKKFGGPGARARDQKSYR; encoded by the coding sequence ATGCCAGCTTTACCCGCGAAGAAAGTTTTAGTTGTGAGCGGAAAACGGAAAACGGCCATAGCGAGGGCTGTAGTTAAGCCCGGTATGGGTAGGATCCGCATCAACAATATACCTTTAGAAATATACGAGCCTGAAGTTGCACGTTTAAAGATTCTAGAGGTGCTTATGGAAGCCGGCGAAGATGTCTGGAAGGACTTGGATATAAACGTCGACGTTGCGGGAGGCGGCTTCATGGGGCAGGCTGAAGCGGCTAGGATGGCTATCGCAAGGGCGCTTGTAAAATGGACTAAGAGCGCATCCCTGAAATCCGCCTTCCTAAAGTTCGATAGGACGCTGATAGCTGGGGACCCGAGGAGAAAGGAACCTAAAAAGTTTGGCGGCCCAGGCGCTAGGGCCAGGGACCAGAAGAGTTATAGGTGA
- the eno gene encoding phosphopyruvate hydratase — protein MSTLIEDVKARKIFNSRGEATIEVEITTVDGFGVASAPSGASKGKAEAVAYPQGGVDEAIRKVEEIIAPELIGMNADEQEEIDALLHDVDGTKNFMNIGGNTAYAVSLAAADAAANSYNMPLFQYLGGYLACQLPYPLGNVLGGGRHALGKAPDIQEFLVLPVGAPNFMAAAEANVRVHRKVRDLLVKVDPYFTGGKGDEGAWAPTIPNEKALEVVSKACEEVSSEVGFECRVGLDVASSSLWDPDKQRYIYVNEGVERDPGEQLDYILDLIGKYRLIYVEDPFHEEDFEGFSELTSKVKGCLICGDDLFVTNEDRLKIGVEKRSGNAIIIKVNQVGTLTGAWKAVRLAKESGYVPIVSHRSGETTAFHIAHLAVGFGCPIIKTGVVGGERIAKINELIYIEEILGEKAKMARLKV, from the coding sequence ATGTCAACTTTAATTGAGGATGTCAAAGCCAGAAAAATCTTTAATAGTAGAGGGGAAGCAACAATTGAGGTTGAGATAACCACTGTGGATGGGTTCGGCGTTGCATCGGCGCCCAGCGGCGCAAGCAAGGGGAAAGCTGAAGCCGTAGCGTATCCGCAGGGAGGGGTTGATGAAGCCATAAGAAAGGTTGAGGAGATCATCGCGCCCGAGCTCATAGGCATGAACGCCGACGAACAGGAGGAGATAGACGCACTCCTACATGATGTGGATGGAACAAAGAACTTTATGAATATTGGCGGAAACACCGCCTACGCGGTTTCCTTGGCGGCCGCCGACGCCGCAGCCAACTCATATAATATGCCGCTTTTCCAATATCTGGGCGGATATCTGGCGTGTCAGCTGCCATACCCTCTTGGAAACGTCCTCGGCGGCGGGAGGCATGCTCTGGGTAAAGCTCCCGACATACAGGAGTTCCTTGTCCTACCGGTAGGCGCCCCAAACTTCATGGCGGCGGCTGAGGCAAACGTTCGGGTTCATAGGAAGGTTAGAGACTTGCTCGTTAAGGTGGATCCGTATTTTACTGGTGGGAAGGGCGACGAGGGGGCTTGGGCTCCAACCATACCTAACGAGAAGGCGCTTGAGGTTGTCTCAAAGGCGTGTGAGGAAGTATCCAGCGAAGTCGGGTTTGAATGTAGGGTTGGGCTGGATGTGGCTTCATCATCATTGTGGGATCCGGATAAACAGCGGTACATATATGTGAATGAGGGCGTTGAAAGGGATCCGGGCGAGCAGCTAGATTACATCTTAGACTTAATAGGAAAATACAGGCTTATTTACGTTGAGGACCCATTCCACGAGGAAGATTTCGAAGGTTTCAGCGAGCTCACATCTAAGGTTAAGGGCTGCTTGATCTGCGGGGACGACCTATTCGTTACAAACGAGGATCGCCTAAAGATAGGCGTGGAGAAGAGGTCTGGAAACGCCATAATAATAAAGGTGAATCAGGTCGGAACCTTAACGGGTGCTTGGAAGGCGGTTAGGCTCGCTAAGGAGAGCGGCTACGTGCCCATAGTCTCCCACAGGTCTGGTGAGACAACAGCCTTCCACATCGCGCATCTAGCCGTAGGTTTCGGCTGCCCCATAATAAAGACGGGCGTTGTAGGCGGCGAGAGAATAGCTAAAATCAATGAGCTAATATACATTGAAGAGATCTTGGGCGAGAAAGCTAAAATGGCTAGGTTAAAAGTTTAG
- a CDS encoding D-aminoacyl-tRNA deacylase, whose amino-acid sequence MIFFIASKMDVAGLNIARKLIELFEFKEGDELFLGNPVYVKRVRGSETAKLVFVNDEPVKTQDIPYPSDLKIAIFISRHSSRSGTPTLSVHTPGNIGEASLGGIAGKVSISPASAMKAALLEMKKAQEEMSLPYEVSYECTHHGPSLDFPAMFVELGSSIDQWRDPKAAEAVARGAMAAAENENVYPAALGVGGQHYNDKFTRIALTSDIAFGHMIPKYALSHLDEPMLRQCIERTVEKVEKIILDWKGMKGDDKGRLMEIIGRIGLNTEKV is encoded by the coding sequence ATGATATTTTTCATAGCTTCTAAAATGGATGTCGCTGGATTAAATATAGCTAGGAAGCTCATAGAGCTGTTTGAGTTTAAAGAGGGCGATGAGCTTTTCCTCGGAAACCCGGTTTACGTGAAGAGGGTTAGGGGGTCGGAGACGGCTAAGCTCGTTTTCGTCAACGATGAGCCTGTTAAGACGCAAGACATCCCGTATCCCAGCGACCTGAAGATAGCAATATTCATATCGAGGCACAGCAGTAGAAGCGGAACACCGACGCTGTCAGTCCACACTCCGGGAAACATCGGCGAAGCATCCCTAGGCGGAATAGCTGGAAAAGTGTCCATTTCGCCGGCAAGCGCCATGAAAGCCGCCTTGCTTGAGATGAAGAAGGCTCAGGAGGAGATGAGCCTCCCCTACGAAGTCTCCTACGAATGCACGCATCACGGCCCCTCGCTGGATTTCCCAGCAATGTTTGTTGAGCTCGGCAGCTCAATCGACCAGTGGCGTGACCCTAAGGCTGCTGAAGCGGTTGCTAGGGGAGCTATGGCGGCGGCTGAAAACGAAAATGTTTATCCAGCGGCTTTAGGCGTCGGCGGGCAGCACTATAACGATAAGTTTACCCGAATAGCTTTAACGAGCGATATAGCCTTCGGCCACATGATTCCAAAATACGCTTTAAGCCACCTCGATGAGCCTATGCTCAGACAGTGTATAGAGCGCACAGTTGAGAAGGTTGAAAAGATTATTTTAGACTGGAAGGGTATGAAAGGCGATGATAAAGGCAGATTAATGGAGATTATAGGGAGAATAGGCCTAAATACAGAGAAGGTTTAG
- the amrB gene encoding AmmeMemoRadiSam system protein B, which translates to MITEENTLSPKIRYAKYAGSFYAGSKTSLSRQIEECFTHRFGPGKVPAVAEKGPRNIVGLICPHAGYMYSGPVAANAYYRLALDGKVDVFVILGPNHQGIGSGVAIMDQGVWRTPLGDVEVDSDLAKEVLRQSDIIDVDDSAHAYEHSIEVQLPFLQYIYGLAGLSFKFVPICFLMQDLETGREVGRALAKAIQNRNAAIIASTDWTHYEPHRQAYEKDMEAIKAVIQLNEELFYSILESCNITACGYGPVVALVSAAKEVGAKSAELLSYKTSGDITGDKSAVVGYAAIMISR; encoded by the coding sequence TTGATTACGGAGGAGAATACTCTGTCACCTAAAATCAGGTATGCAAAGTATGCTGGGAGCTTTTACGCTGGCTCAAAAACCTCCTTAAGTAGGCAGATAGAGGAGTGCTTCACACATAGGTTCGGCCCGGGCAAGGTTCCGGCCGTGGCTGAAAAAGGCCCCAGAAACATAGTTGGCCTCATATGCCCCCACGCGGGCTACATGTATTCCGGCCCGGTGGCCGCTAACGCGTATTACCGCCTAGCCCTAGACGGAAAAGTTGACGTCTTCGTTATTTTGGGGCCGAACCATCAAGGTATTGGAAGCGGCGTTGCCATAATGGATCAGGGTGTGTGGCGCACACCCCTCGGAGACGTTGAGGTTGACAGCGATCTGGCCAAAGAGGTTCTCCGCCAATCAGACATAATTGATGTGGATGATTCAGCGCACGCCTACGAGCATTCAATAGAGGTTCAGCTGCCTTTCCTACAGTACATTTATGGTCTAGCTGGCTTATCGTTCAAGTTTGTTCCAATATGCTTTCTAATGCAGGATCTGGAGACTGGGCGAGAAGTTGGCAGAGCGCTGGCTAAAGCCATACAGAACAGGAACGCTGCCATAATAGCTTCAACGGATTGGACCCACTATGAGCCGCATAGGCAGGCATATGAGAAGGACATGGAGGCCATAAAAGCGGTCATACAGCTTAACGAGGAGCTCTTCTACTCAATTTTAGAGTCGTGTAATATAACCGCCTGCGGCTACGGCCCAGTGGTAGCCTTAGTATCCGCCGCGAAGGAGGTTGGCGCCAAGAGCGCTGAGCTGCTCAGCTATAAGACTAGCGGAGACATAACGGGAGACAAATCCGCAGTCGTAGGTTACGCCGCCATCATGATAAGCAGGTAG
- a CDS encoding Lrp/AsnC ligand binding domain-containing protein: MLNACILVKVVPTKAEAVLEAIRKVSGVRKAYFTYGRFDIVVFLEAGDYADLRKATTIVNGINGVRSTETLVEA; this comes from the coding sequence ATGTTAAACGCGTGTATATTAGTGAAGGTTGTTCCAACTAAAGCTGAAGCGGTTTTAGAAGCCATTAGGAAAGTTAGCGGCGTAAGAAAAGCGTACTTCACATATGGAAGGTTCGATATAGTGGTTTTTCTTGAGGCAGGGGACTACGCTGACCTTAGGAAGGCGACGACTATAGTGAATGGGATAAACGGTGTGAGGAGCACCGAAACCCTAGTGGAAGCATAA
- a CDS encoding 30S ribosomal protein S4, producing MGDPKKPKKKYESPRFPWRSDVLQNELVLLGQYGLRNKRELWRAKTMLSKFRGVARSLLGMSAERRVKLEAQLLGKLKRLGMLPENAVLDDVLDMTVENILERRLQTIVFRKGLAKTPYQARQLIVHGHIAVNGRVVYSPGYLVPKDEEESVTYAPASPLSNPDHPLRISIEAAPKAEGGVRAG from the coding sequence ATGGGCGACCCAAAGAAGCCGAAAAAGAAGTATGAGTCGCCGAGATTCCCTTGGAGAAGCGATGTCCTACAGAATGAGCTCGTGCTTCTAGGCCAGTATGGCTTAAGGAATAAGCGTGAACTCTGGCGTGCGAAAACAATGCTGTCAAAGTTTAGAGGGGTCGCCAGATCCCTGCTAGGGATGAGCGCTGAGCGCCGGGTTAAACTTGAGGCTCAGCTTCTCGGTAAGCTGAAGCGTCTGGGGATGCTTCCCGAGAACGCTGTGCTGGACGATGTTTTAGACATGACTGTTGAAAATATCCTTGAGAGGAGGCTGCAGACGATAGTGTTTAGGAAGGGGTTGGCTAAAACGCCCTACCAAGCCCGCCAGCTAATAGTTCACGGCCACATAGCTGTTAATGGCAGGGTTGTTTACTCGCCGGGATACCTGGTGCCTAAAGATGAGGAGGAAAGCGTAACTTATGCGCCTGCAAGCCCGCTCAGCAATCCGGATCATCCATTAAGAATATCTATAGAGGCCGCGCCTAAAGCTGAGGGAGGTGTGAGGGCAGGATGA
- the rpsB gene encoding 30S ribosomal protein S2: MPEDKTKDETDAVAAEALLLPQDVLLSAGVHIGTKIKTRDMEPFIYKVRGDGLFVLDIKKIDERIRIAAKFLSRFDPPKVAATAVRLYAREPVAKFCEYTKATPILGRFIPGLFLNPLYPGRIEPDVVLVSDPRADAQAIREAVKIGIPVVALCSTDNDFTNIDLIIPTNNKGRRALAVIYWLLARQILRERGEIPPDGDLPVPIDEFEVKLVEKTQAQQENI; this comes from the coding sequence ATGCCTGAAGATAAAACTAAAGATGAGACAGATGCCGTGGCCGCTGAAGCCCTTCTTCTGCCGCAAGACGTCCTCCTCTCGGCTGGAGTACACATTGGAACAAAGATTAAGACTAGGGATATGGAGCCCTTCATCTATAAGGTTAGGGGCGACGGCTTATTTGTCCTGGATATAAAGAAGATTGATGAGCGAATAAGGATCGCGGCAAAGTTCCTCAGCAGATTTGATCCGCCGAAGGTCGCTGCAACAGCCGTTAGGCTCTATGCCAGAGAGCCCGTCGCAAAGTTCTGCGAGTACACTAAGGCGACACCTATTCTTGGAAGATTCATTCCGGGATTGTTCTTGAACCCGCTTTACCCCGGCAGGATTGAGCCGGACGTTGTTCTGGTTTCAGATCCACGCGCGGATGCTCAAGCCATTAGGGAAGCCGTTAAAATAGGCATACCGGTTGTGGCTTTATGCAGTACGGATAACGATTTCACAAACATAGATCTGATTATACCGACAAATAATAAGGGTAGAAGAGCCCTCGCAGTAATATACTGGCTGCTGGCCAGGCAGATTTTACGCGAGAGGGGTGAGATCCCGCCCGACGGAGACCTTCCAGTGCCAATAGACGAGTTTGAGGTTAAGCTCGTCGAGAAAACTCAGGCTCAGCAGGAGAACATCTGA
- a CDS encoding Lrp/AsnC ligand binding domain-containing protein: MVSACVLIRTEHGRFEDVVKAMKQLRGVKRVFPVLGRYDVVADIEAADMKELGSTVLRIGRLSGVVFTETLVEIEA, from the coding sequence TTGGTTTCAGCATGCGTGTTGATAAGGACTGAGCATGGAAGATTTGAGGATGTTGTTAAAGCGATGAAACAGTTAAGAGGCGTTAAAAGAGTTTTTCCAGTTTTAGGAAGATACGATGTTGTAGCGGACATTGAGGCTGCAGACATGAAGGAGCTGGGCTCAACGGTTCTTAGGATCGGTAGGTTGAGCGGCGTCGTCTTCACCGAGACCCTTGTGGAGATAGAGGCTTAG
- a CDS encoding DNA-directed RNA polymerase subunit D, which produces MRVTVLERSDLTAHFIIEGINPSLANTLRRIILSEVPTMAIDDIVIYENSSVLHDEVLALRLGLIPLKTDLDSYNLPEKCTCKSELGCPLCRAVLTLNVEAKGSVRTVYSGDLVSENPNIVPVSDKIPVVKLAPGQKIMLEAYAKLGRGKDHAKWQPVSACTYRYKPIVNIDYARCDGCGKCVEICPRKVFAKEGDKVVVVREMECTLCTDCVRVCRIKPPPIQVSWDDTTFIFYVESTGSLPVERIIFEALKIYEEKFTEFMKLLEGLRE; this is translated from the coding sequence ATGCGCGTAACAGTGCTTGAGAGGAGCGATTTAACAGCACATTTCATAATTGAGGGTATAAACCCTTCACTGGCCAACACGCTTAGAAGAATAATTCTATCTGAAGTCCCGACGATGGCCATAGACGATATTGTAATATATGAGAACTCGTCGGTTCTACATGATGAGGTTCTCGCTTTAAGGCTTGGTTTAATACCCCTAAAGACGGATTTAGACTCCTACAATCTTCCTGAAAAATGTACCTGTAAAAGCGAGTTGGGTTGCCCTCTTTGTAGAGCGGTATTAACGCTTAACGTTGAGGCTAAGGGCAGTGTGCGCACAGTTTACTCCGGAGACCTTGTTTCAGAAAACCCAAACATAGTTCCGGTAAGCGACAAGATCCCGGTGGTTAAGCTCGCGCCTGGGCAAAAAATAATGCTTGAGGCATATGCTAAGCTTGGCAGAGGGAAGGATCACGCTAAGTGGCAGCCTGTTTCAGCCTGCACCTACAGGTATAAGCCGATAGTGAATATAGATTATGCCCGGTGCGATGGATGCGGGAAATGCGTTGAAATCTGCCCGAGAAAGGTTTTCGCCAAAGAGGGAGATAAGGTTGTCGTCGTAAGGGAGATGGAGTGCACGCTATGCACGGACTGCGTCAGGGTCTGCAGGATTAAGCCCCCACCGATACAGGTAAGCTGGGATGACACCACATTCATATTTTATGTTGAGTCAACAGGTTCCTTACCCGTGGAGCGCATAATTTTTGAGGCGTTAAAAATCTATGAGGAGAAGTTTACTGAATTTATGAAGCTGCTTGAGGGGTTGAGGGAATGA
- a CDS encoding 50S ribosomal protein L1, translating to MPVERSSLVEAIRELRAKTPKKNFKQSIELIINLRDVDVSKAENRIQETIELPHQIGKKVNVCVFASGDAALRARRAGADMVLEREEIESLMGDKKRQRQIAKQSDSFIATAPLMPLVGRVFGAILGPRGKMPTPVPPTVDIEREVERHRRLVMVRTRGQPVLSCRVGTEDMSDDELIDNIEAVLSRIEGKLKRGIKNIASIYVKATMGPPIKVKIEED from the coding sequence ATGCCCGTGGAAAGAAGCAGTCTGGTTGAAGCAATAAGGGAGCTGAGGGCTAAAACTCCGAAGAAAAACTTTAAGCAATCCATAGAGCTCATCATAAATCTCCGGGATGTCGACGTAAGTAAAGCCGAGAACAGGATACAGGAGACTATCGAGCTGCCACACCAAATAGGGAAAAAAGTTAACGTATGCGTCTTCGCCTCCGGCGACGCTGCTTTAAGGGCTAGGAGAGCCGGCGCAGACATGGTTCTGGAGAGGGAGGAGATTGAAAGCCTCATGGGCGATAAGAAGAGGCAGAGGCAGATAGCCAAACAATCCGACTCCTTCATTGCGACGGCGCCGTTAATGCCTCTAGTCGGCAGAGTTTTCGGCGCGATACTCGGCCCTAGGGGTAAAATGCCTACGCCCGTGCCCCCAACGGTGGACATAGAGCGCGAGGTTGAGCGGCACAGGAGATTGGTTATGGTTAGAACTAGGGGTCAACCTGTCTTGAGCTGCAGGGTTGGAACAGAGGATATGAGCGATGATGAGTTAATCGATAATATTGAGGCGGTTTTAAGTAGGATTGAGGGAAAACTTAAAAGGGGAATCAAGAATATAGCCTCAATCTACGTTAAAGCGACTATGGGCCCCCCGATTAAGGTTAAGATCGAGGAGGATTAA
- a CDS encoding 50S ribosomal protein L13, translated as MSGQDSGKITIIDAKGLVLGRMASVIAKRLLNGEKIIVVNAEGAVISGDKYRIIQQYHDYLQIGHPGRGPLHPRRPDRIVKRAIRGMLPYKQPRGREALKRLRVYMSVPEDLKGKPMETIPEADASRLRGPRITVSELSKYIIG; from the coding sequence TTGAGCGGTCAAGACAGCGGTAAAATAACTATAATTGATGCGAAGGGTCTTGTGCTCGGAAGGATGGCTAGCGTGATCGCTAAGAGGCTTCTCAACGGAGAGAAGATTATAGTTGTGAACGCTGAGGGCGCGGTTATATCTGGCGATAAATATAGGATAATTCAGCAGTATCACGATTACCTTCAGATAGGGCACCCTGGAAGGGGGCCTCTACACCCCAGGAGACCAGACCGCATAGTTAAGAGGGCTATACGTGGAATGTTGCCTTACAAGCAGCCTCGTGGAAGAGAAGCCTTAAAAAGGCTGAGAGTCTATATGAGTGTGCCGGAGGATCTTAAGGGTAAGCCTATGGAAACCATACCAGAAGCCGACGCCAGCAGGTTGAGGGGGCCGCGTATAACGGTCTCCGAGCTATCTAAGTACATTATCGGTTGA
- a CDS encoding 50S ribosomal protein L10 yields MLLVQARRTLLDKSEKIREIKDLAASYRTIGIAGLHKVRAQQLQEIRRKLEGIAKLKVYKNTLVERAFRELGYANVDELKKYMQGSNVYIFTNHNPFKLALLLERSKVKVPAKAGDIATEDIVVPAGNTGLPPGPIISQLNAVGIPTRIESGSVWVSKDTVVARKGEVINESLAAALSKLGLKPIELGLSLKAIYDEGFVLSENDLKLNFEDYKKSIGEAHAYAINLALNAVYPMPETITFLLHRAVFEARNLALNAGVFLPETLPELLLRAHMEALALEAEIKKRQGS; encoded by the coding sequence ATGTTGCTGGTTCAAGCCCGCAGGACGCTACTAGACAAGTCTGAGAAGATTAGGGAGATAAAAGATTTAGCGGCAAGCTACCGCACTATAGGTATCGCAGGCCTACATAAGGTCAGGGCTCAGCAGCTGCAGGAGATAAGGCGTAAGCTTGAGGGCATAGCTAAACTAAAGGTTTACAAGAACACTCTGGTTGAACGCGCATTTAGAGAACTGGGGTACGCCAACGTAGATGAGCTAAAGAAATATATGCAGGGTTCAAACGTCTACATATTCACGAACCATAACCCATTTAAGCTGGCGCTACTCCTAGAGAGAAGCAAGGTTAAGGTGCCAGCTAAGGCCGGAGACATAGCGACCGAAGACATAGTTGTTCCGGCGGGCAACACCGGTCTACCGCCCGGGCCGATAATCAGCCAGCTGAACGCCGTCGGCATACCGACGCGCATCGAGAGCGGGAGCGTATGGGTCAGCAAGGACACTGTTGTGGCTAGGAAGGGTGAGGTTATAAACGAGAGCCTTGCGGCAGCCCTCTCGAAGCTCGGCCTCAAACCGATAGAGCTCGGCCTATCGCTTAAAGCCATATATGATGAGGGATTTGTGCTCTCAGAGAACGATTTAAAGCTCAACTTTGAGGATTACAAAAAGAGCATTGGGGAAGCCCACGCATACGCTATAAACCTAGCACTCAATGCCGTATATCCTATGCCGGAAACAATAACTTTTCTGCTGCATAGAGCCGTCTTTGAAGCTAGGAACCTAGCCCTAAACGCAGGGGTCTTCCTACCGGAGACCCTGCCAGAACTACTCTTAAGAGCGCATATGGAGGCTCTAGCCCTAGAGGCCGAGATTAAAAAGAGGCAGGGCTCCTAA
- a CDS encoding 50S ribosomal protein L18e — MRSVKTTNPNLIRLLYTLRKAARKNNARIWRTVAEHLSKPRRRRVAVNLSRINRYTQDGDVVVVPGKVLGSGLLTHSVTVAAFDFSRQARQKIVDAKGKCLSIPELIELNPKGSNVKIIG; from the coding sequence ATGAGGAGCGTGAAGACTACAAACCCTAACCTGATAAGATTACTGTACACGTTGAGGAAGGCTGCTAGGAAGAATAATGCCAGAATATGGAGAACCGTGGCCGAACATCTCTCTAAGCCGCGCAGAAGACGAGTGGCGGTCAACTTAAGCCGGATAAACCGCTACACGCAGGATGGCGACGTGGTTGTTGTTCCAGGAAAGGTTTTAGGGTCTGGTTTACTTACACATTCGGTTACGGTTGCCGCATTCGACTTCTCGAGGCAGGCGCGCCAAAAAATAGTTGACGCTAAAGGGAAATGTTTATCCATACCTGAGCTTATAGAATTGAATCCTAAAGGCTCAAATGTTAAGATAATTGGGTGA
- a CDS encoding 30S ribosomal protein S11: protein MSSRKSDLRWGVAHVYSSYNNTIVHITDLSGAETIARASGGMFVKADRQESTPYAAMRAAAYAAQVAKDKGINAIHIKVRAPGGTGPRTPGPGAQAAIRALARAGFKMIGRIEEVTPLPHDGCRRPGGRRGRRV from the coding sequence ATGAGCAGCAGGAAGTCCGATTTAAGGTGGGGTGTAGCCCACGTATATAGCTCATATAACAATACGATAGTTCATATAACTGACCTATCCGGCGCAGAGACAATTGCAAGGGCCTCCGGAGGAATGTTTGTTAAAGCCGATAGGCAGGAGTCCACGCCATACGCGGCTATGAGGGCAGCCGCATACGCGGCGCAGGTGGCTAAAGATAAAGGTATAAACGCCATACACATAAAGGTTCGCGCGCCCGGAGGAACCGGGCCTAGGACGCCTGGCCCAGGGGCTCAGGCGGCTATAAGGGCTCTTGCCAGAGCTGGCTTCAAAATGATTGGGCGCATAGAAGAGGTTACGCCGCTTCCTCATGATGGATGTAGGCGTCCTGGTGGGCGTAGGGGTAGAAGAGTATAA
- the mvk gene encoding mevalonate kinase yields MKSLSKASAPAKVILFGEHFVVYGKPSVVMAINLRAYATARPENSGRIIVESKSMRVSGLFTIDGAYQPIMGGLEGGERLLPIYVAARKILSLAGEGNLGVRIEVDSLIPVAAGLGSSAAVSVASAAAVSSLLELNVGEDDIFRAAFEAERTVHENPSGVDPAISTYGGLIVYRKGEGIRRLDAKLDLPLIIGDTCVKRITGEMVLRVSEVRKRYPNVVDRIMDSGEAIVDLGVKALQNGDLETIGDLMNINHALLCALGVSNEMLDRLIYAARRAGALGAKLTGAGGGGCIIALSPPGKTDQIVEAIRSAGGRAFITCMSREGVRVEQ; encoded by the coding sequence TTGAAGAGCCTATCTAAGGCTTCAGCTCCGGCGAAGGTTATTTTATTCGGCGAACACTTCGTCGTCTACGGTAAGCCATCGGTAGTTATGGCGATAAACCTGAGGGCTTACGCCACCGCGAGGCCAGAGAACAGCGGAAGAATAATTGTTGAATCTAAATCTATGCGCGTCTCAGGATTATTCACAATCGACGGAGCCTATCAGCCGATCATGGGGGGCCTAGAGGGCGGGGAGAGACTTCTGCCAATATACGTCGCAGCCAGAAAAATTCTGTCGCTTGCAGGGGAAGGTAATTTGGGGGTCAGAATAGAGGTTGACTCCTTAATCCCGGTTGCAGCTGGGCTGGGCTCATCGGCCGCTGTCTCCGTGGCTTCTGCAGCCGCTGTGAGCAGCCTTCTCGAACTAAATGTTGGTGAAGACGATATTTTTAGAGCCGCGTTTGAAGCCGAGAGAACAGTCCACGAGAACCCGTCCGGCGTTGACCCGGCAATATCAACCTACGGCGGGCTCATAGTTTACCGTAAAGGCGAGGGCATAAGGCGCCTTGACGCCAAGCTAGATCTACCGCTGATCATCGGTGACACATGTGTTAAGCGGATAACCGGAGAAATGGTTCTACGTGTCAGCGAGGTAAGGAAGCGCTATCCAAATGTGGTGGATAGGATAATGGATTCAGGCGAAGCCATAGTTGACCTAGGCGTTAAAGCCCTCCAAAACGGCGACCTTGAGACCATAGGTGACCTAATGAACATCAACCACGCGCTCCTATGCGCCTTAGGCGTATCCAACGAAATGCTCGACAGGCTTATTTACGCCGCTAGGAGGGCTGGGGCGCTCGGCGCGAAGCTAACCGGAGCTGGCGGAGGAGGCTGCATCATAGCGTTGTCCCCTCCAGGGAAAACTGATCAAATCGTTGAGGCTATTAGGAGCGCAGGTGGAAGAGCGTTCATAACATGTATGAGCCGGGAGGGCGTTAGGGTTGAGCAGTAA
- a CDS encoding DNA-directed RNA polymerase subunit N gives MIIPVRCFTCGKLIGDKWEEFARRVKSGEHPGKVLDSLGLTRYCCRRMLLSHIEIIDDIIRFYEKMAEVEEQ, from the coding sequence ATGATAATCCCGGTTAGATGTTTCACATGCGGTAAGCTTATTGGAGATAAATGGGAGGAGTTCGCTAGGAGAGTTAAGAGCGGAGAGCATCCGGGTAAAGTTTTAGATAGTTTGGGTTTAACGCGCTACTGTTGTAGGCGCATGCTTCTCTCGCATATTGAAATAATAGATGATATAATAAGGTTTTATGAGAAGATGGCTGAGGTTGAGGAGCAGTGA
- a CDS encoding 30S ribosomal protein S13, whose protein sequence is MATEYRHIVRIIDRDLDGSKTLVDALSDVKGVGLRLAGIIAEKVGLSPWTRIGYLPSEKIEEIEKLIKNLDKSGLPAWLLNRRKDVETGEDRHIISSDIDLQVKADIEREKALWSWRGYRHAYGLKVRGQRTRTTGRTGKTVGVAKKKRG, encoded by the coding sequence ATGGCGACCGAATACAGGCATATAGTTCGCATAATAGATAGAGATTTAGATGGGTCGAAAACCCTAGTGGACGCTCTAAGTGATGTTAAAGGCGTAGGGTTAAGGCTGGCCGGCATCATAGCTGAAAAGGTGGGGCTCTCACCCTGGACGCGTATAGGTTATCTTCCTAGCGAAAAGATTGAGGAGATTGAGAAACTCATAAAGAATTTAGATAAGAGCGGTCTCCCAGCATGGCTCCTCAACCGCCGCAAGGACGTCGAGACAGGTGAGGACAGACACATAATTTCCTCAGACATAGATCTACAGGTTAAAGCCGACATAGAGCGCGAGAAAGCCTTGTGGTCTTGGCGCGGCTACCGCCACGCATATGGGCTTAAGGTTCGCGGGCAGAGAACTAGGACTACCGGTAGAACCGGTAAGACTGTCGGTGTAGCCAAGAAGAAGAGGGGATAG